In one Streptomyces marincola genomic region, the following are encoded:
- the dgoD gene encoding galactonate dehydratase has product MQITRVETFAVPPRWLLCRVETDEGVVGWGEPVVEGRAATVRTAVHELSELLVGRDPLRIEDHWQVMTKGSFYRGGPVLSSAVAGLDQALWDIAGKTLGVPVHVLLGGPVRDRVRAYSWIGGDEPGEIADAVAAQVEAGFTAVKMNASGRMNRMGTVSDLSHVVHRAEAARDVLGPDRDFAVDFHGRFTRANARRLLPLLAPTAPLFVEEPVLPEYTHLLGDVVAAAPVPVATGERLYSRTDVLPALRSGIAVVQPDLSHAGGISEVRRIASLAETFDVLVAPHCPLGPVSLAASLQIAFSTPNFLIQEQSIGIHYNSGAEVLDYVVDREVFRFHEGHFLRPTGPGLGIEVDERAVRRADGKTPDWRGPVWRHDDGSFAEW; this is encoded by the coding sequence GTGCAGATCACCCGTGTCGAGACCTTCGCCGTGCCGCCCCGCTGGCTGCTGTGCCGCGTGGAGACCGACGAGGGCGTGGTGGGCTGGGGCGAGCCGGTGGTGGAGGGCCGGGCCGCCACCGTGCGCACGGCCGTCCACGAGCTGTCCGAACTCCTCGTGGGCCGCGACCCGTTGCGCATCGAGGACCACTGGCAGGTCATGACGAAGGGCTCGTTCTACCGGGGCGGCCCCGTCCTGTCCAGCGCCGTCGCCGGTCTCGACCAGGCGCTGTGGGACATCGCGGGGAAGACACTGGGCGTGCCGGTCCACGTCCTGCTCGGCGGGCCGGTCCGCGACCGCGTGCGCGCCTACAGCTGGATCGGGGGCGACGAGCCGGGCGAGATCGCGGACGCCGTCGCCGCGCAGGTCGAGGCCGGGTTCACGGCGGTGAAGATGAACGCCAGCGGGCGCATGAACCGCATGGGCACCGTCTCCGATCTGTCCCACGTCGTCCACAGGGCGGAGGCCGCCCGCGACGTGCTGGGCCCCGACCGCGACTTCGCGGTCGACTTCCACGGCAGGTTCACCCGCGCGAACGCGCGGCGGCTGCTCCCGCTGCTCGCGCCCACCGCGCCGCTGTTCGTCGAGGAGCCGGTGCTGCCCGAGTACACGCACCTGCTCGGCGACGTCGTCGCCGCGGCGCCGGTCCCGGTGGCCACCGGGGAGCGGCTGTACAGCAGGACGGACGTGCTGCCCGCGCTGCGCTCGGGCATCGCGGTGGTGCAGCCCGACCTGTCGCACGCCGGCGGCATCTCGGAGGTGCGGCGCATCGCGTCCCTGGCCGAGACCTTCGACGTGCTGGTGGCGCCGCACTGCCCGCTCGGCCCGGTGTCCCTGGCCGCCAGCCTCCAGATCGCCTTCTCGACGCCCAACTTCCTCATCCAGGAGCAGAGCATCGGCATCCACTACAACAGCGGTGCCGAAGTCCTCGACTACGTCGTGGACCGCGAGGTGTTCCGCTTCCACGAGGGGCACTTCCTGCGGCCCACCGGCCCTGGGCTCGGCATCGAGGTGGACGAACGGGCCGTGCGCCGGGCCGACGGCAAGACCCCGGACTGGCGGGGCCCGGTGTGGCGGCACGACGACGGCTCGTTCGCCGAGTGGTGA
- a CDS encoding GNAT family N-acetyltransferase, with amino-acid sequence MDTGVTGGGTRPGAAGPERPAPAHAADWSLRSAVAADIEVIAELRATVMRADLERLGRYDEHRVRQRLRDSFSSRYTSVIMAGGALAGCVTVRPADGRQWLEHFYLAPHCQGRGLGTAVLRTVLERTDAQGAAVGLIVLRGSAARRLYERHGFAVEAEDAVDIHMARPPGAAAGTPPHARLATARVPRA; translated from the coding sequence ATGGACACCGGGGTGACGGGCGGCGGAACGCGACCGGGCGCGGCAGGGCCTGAACGGCCCGCGCCGGCGCACGCGGCGGACTGGTCGCTGCGGTCCGCGGTGGCGGCCGACATCGAGGTCATCGCGGAGCTGCGGGCCACGGTCATGCGTGCGGACCTGGAGCGCCTCGGGCGCTACGACGAGCACCGGGTGCGGCAGCGGCTGCGGGACTCCTTCTCCTCGCGGTACACCTCGGTCATCATGGCCGGCGGCGCGCTCGCGGGATGCGTCACGGTGCGGCCCGCCGACGGCAGGCAGTGGCTTGAGCACTTCTACCTGGCCCCGCACTGCCAGGGCCGGGGACTGGGAACCGCCGTGCTGCGGACGGTACTTGAGCGAACGGACGCGCAGGGCGCGGCCGTGGGGCTGATCGTCCTGCGGGGCAGCGCGGCCCGCCGGCTCTACGAGCGCCACGGATTCGCCGTGGAGGCCGAGGACGCGGTCGACATCCACATGGCGCGCCCGCCGGGGGCCGCGGCCGGTACTCCGCCGCACGCCCGCCTTGCGACCGCGCGCGTGCCCCGCGCCTGA
- a CDS encoding helix-turn-helix transcriptional regulator, which yields MQKTSARLLSLLSLLQARRDWPGALLAERLGVSPRTVRRDVDRLRELGYPVVAFKGPDGGYRLDAGSELPPLLFDDEQAVALAVALQVATTAGAGIEEAAARALTTVRQVMPARLRHRIDTVRVTAVERPGARAAPRADSDVLLAIGAAVHAREVLRFDYSPAPEAGSQAGEQAAPRRVQPHHLVTWGGRWYLVAWDLDREDWRTFRADRIGPRTPTGPRFTPREVPGGDVSSFVARRFLGADGAGDWPCRGEVILDLPAADVAPYAHGGVVEALGTDRCRLVLGSWSWAGLAATIGRFDAGIEVVGPAELRDAFALLARRFADAAGRGPGARPPAQEP from the coding sequence ATGCAGAAGACGTCCGCACGGCTGCTCTCGCTGCTGTCCCTGCTCCAGGCGCGCCGGGACTGGCCCGGGGCGCTCCTGGCGGAACGGCTCGGCGTCAGTCCGCGCACCGTGCGCCGCGATGTCGACCGCCTGCGTGAACTCGGCTACCCCGTCGTGGCCTTCAAGGGCCCGGACGGCGGGTACCGGCTGGACGCGGGCTCGGAGCTGCCGCCCCTGCTGTTCGACGACGAGCAGGCCGTCGCCCTGGCCGTGGCGCTCCAGGTCGCCACCACCGCGGGGGCCGGGATCGAGGAGGCCGCGGCGCGCGCGCTGACCACCGTCCGGCAGGTCATGCCCGCGCGGTTGCGCCACCGGATCGACACCGTGCGGGTCACCGCCGTGGAACGGCCCGGGGCGCGGGCGGCCCCGCGGGCGGACAGCGATGTGCTGCTGGCCATCGGCGCGGCCGTCCACGCCCGCGAGGTGCTGCGCTTCGACTACTCCCCCGCCCCCGAGGCCGGGTCGCAGGCCGGGGAGCAGGCCGCGCCGCGCCGCGTCCAGCCGCACCACCTCGTCACGTGGGGCGGGCGCTGGTATCTCGTGGCCTGGGACCTCGACCGCGAGGACTGGCGGACCTTCCGCGCCGACCGGATCGGTCCGCGCACTCCCACCGGGCCGCGCTTCACCCCGCGCGAGGTGCCGGGCGGCGACGTGTCCTCGTTCGTGGCCCGCCGGTTCCTCGGGGCGGACGGCGCCGGGGACTGGCCCTGCCGCGGCGAGGTGATCCTCGACCTGCCCGCGGCCGACGTGGCCCCGTACGCCCACGGCGGGGTCGTCGAGGCGCTGGGCACGGACCGGTGCCGGCTCGTCCTCGGGTCGTGGTCGTGGGCGGGCCTGGCCGCGACCATCGGACGGTTCGACGCCGGCATCGAGGTCGTCGGCCCGGCGGAACTGCGGGACGCCTTCGCGCTGCTGGCGCGCCGTTTCGCCGACGCGGCGGGCCGGGGGCCCGGCGCCCGCCCCCCGGCCCAGGAGCCGTGA
- a CDS encoding winged helix DNA-binding domain-containing protein: MSRTTVLGTRALNRATLARQLLLQRAALPAADAVAHLGGLQAQEPQEPFTGLWSRLRAFDPAELSDLLVRREVVRVHLMRRTVHLVTAADALAWRARHDAMLRQRTLATYRRELAGVDLGELAAAGREVLADGEPRSMAELARALAPRWPEPGPRPLGEILVAALLPVVQLPPRGLWRTKAGVRNVLLSTWLGREIDPLPQDATDPVGRAMARRYLAAYGPAASADLRAWCGLAGLPAAVAALRDELVGFRDERGRELLDLPDAPRPDPDTPAPVRFLPAFDNAVLGYHDRGRIIDDAHRSLSVAGERVVLVDGRVAATWRAAAGTVTVTPLRALTRPERAEVTEEGRALASFLSDGESDHVRIATRD; this comes from the coding sequence ATGAGCCGGACGACCGTTCTCGGCACCCGCGCGCTCAACCGCGCGACGCTCGCCCGCCAACTGCTCCTGCAACGCGCCGCCCTCCCCGCCGCCGACGCCGTCGCCCACCTCGGCGGCCTCCAGGCGCAGGAGCCGCAGGAGCCGTTCACCGGCCTGTGGTCGCGGCTGCGCGCGTTCGACCCGGCGGAGCTGTCCGACCTGCTCGTGCGGCGGGAGGTGGTGCGGGTGCACCTCATGCGCCGCACCGTCCACCTCGTGACCGCCGCCGACGCCCTGGCCTGGCGCGCCCGCCACGACGCCATGCTGCGGCAGCGGACCCTCGCGACCTACCGCCGCGAACTCGCCGGCGTCGACCTCGGTGAACTCGCCGCCGCCGGCCGGGAGGTGCTGGCCGACGGCGAGCCGCGCTCGATGGCCGAACTGGCCCGCGCGCTCGCCCCGCGCTGGCCCGAACCGGGACCGCGCCCCCTGGGGGAGATCCTCGTCGCCGCCCTGCTCCCGGTGGTGCAGCTGCCGCCGCGCGGACTGTGGCGCACGAAGGCCGGCGTGCGCAACGTGCTGCTCTCCACGTGGCTGGGGCGCGAGATCGACCCGCTGCCCCAGGACGCCACCGACCCCGTGGGCCGGGCGATGGCACGGCGCTACCTGGCCGCGTACGGCCCCGCCGCCTCCGCCGACCTGCGCGCGTGGTGCGGCCTCGCCGGGCTCCCGGCCGCGGTGGCCGCGCTGCGCGACGAACTGGTCGGCTTCCGCGACGAACGCGGCAGGGAACTGCTCGACCTTCCCGACGCGCCGCGCCCCGACCCGGACACCCCCGCGCCGGTGCGGTTCCTGCCGGCGTTCGACAACGCGGTCCTCGGCTACCACGACCGCGGACGGATCATCGACGACGCCCACCGCAGCCTCTCGGTCGCGGGGGAACGCGTCGTCCTGGTCGACGGCCGGGTCGCCGCGACCTGGCGCGCGGCGGCCGGGACCGTCACCGTCACGCCGCTGCGGGCTCTGACCCGGCCCGAGCGCGCCGAAGTGACCGAGGAGGGACGGGCGTTGGCGTCGTTCCTCTCCGACGGGGAGAGCGATCACGTCCGCATCGCCACGCGCGACTGA
- a CDS encoding RNA polymerase sigma factor SigF, translating to MTTVMTTSVRPAEPSTDARLPEIADPRKVTPRDARGLSKLYFDRLAELEEGTQEYQDVRNTLIEMNMSLVRYAAGRFRSRGDDMEDIVQVGMIGLIKAIDRFELTREVEFTTFAVPYIVGEIKRFFRDTTWAVRVPRRLQEARLELARATEELSTRLGRAPKVAELAALMNLTEDEVIEARVASNGYHSSSLDAAISSDEEGETALADFIGKDDPAMELVEDFHALAPLIAGLDERDRRIIHMRFVEELTQTQIGERLGVSQMHVSRLLARTLARLRKGMLATG from the coding sequence ATGACGACGGTGATGACGACGTCCGTAAGGCCGGCGGAGCCCAGCACCGACGCGCGGCTGCCCGAGATCGCCGACCCACGGAAGGTGACGCCGCGCGACGCGCGCGGCCTCTCCAAGCTGTACTTCGACCGCCTCGCGGAGCTGGAGGAGGGCACCCAGGAGTACCAGGACGTCCGCAACACGCTCATCGAGATGAACATGTCGCTCGTGCGGTACGCGGCCGGGCGGTTCCGCAGCCGCGGCGACGACATGGAGGACATCGTCCAGGTCGGCATGATCGGCCTCATCAAGGCGATCGACCGCTTCGAGCTGACGCGCGAGGTGGAGTTCACCACCTTCGCCGTGCCGTACATCGTGGGTGAGATCAAGCGCTTCTTCCGCGACACGACCTGGGCCGTGCGCGTGCCGCGCCGCCTCCAGGAGGCCAGGCTCGAACTGGCCCGCGCCACCGAGGAGCTGAGCACCCGGCTCGGGCGCGCCCCGAAGGTCGCGGAGCTGGCCGCTTTGATGAACCTCACCGAGGACGAGGTCATCGAGGCCCGGGTGGCGTCCAACGGCTACCACTCGTCCTCGCTCGACGCCGCCATCAGCAGCGACGAGGAGGGCGAGACGGCGCTCGCCGACTTCATCGGCAAGGATGACCCGGCGATGGAACTCGTCGAGGACTTCCACGCCCTGGCCCCCCTGATCGCCGGGCTCGACGAGCGCGACCGGCGCATCATCCACATGAGGTTCGTCGAGGAGCTGACCCAGACCCAGATCGGGGAACGGCTCGGCGTGTCCCAGATGCACGTGTCCCGGCTGCTGGCCCGCACCCTGGCCCGGCTGCGCAAGGGAATGCTCGCCACGGGCTGA
- a CDS encoding ATP-binding protein, protein MGAAMTVEAERPRDREAEQPRERPAPEQWHRAVEWRSFPQTSERARDLTRCYLPSLPYAAGSVDLDAVLLVVSELVTNAVRHADGVTAFRLEAGPGGVAVLVSDASARRPVIREYAPSRAGGFGWRLVHQLGNAVTVRIDPGAGKTIRVHVPVQPPVPAA, encoded by the coding sequence ATGGGGGCAGCGATGACCGTGGAGGCCGAGCGGCCGCGGGACCGGGAGGCGGAGCAGCCGCGCGAGCGGCCCGCGCCCGAGCAGTGGCACCGCGCGGTGGAGTGGCGGAGCTTCCCGCAGACGAGCGAACGCGCCCGCGACCTGACCCGTTGCTACCTGCCCAGCCTTCCGTACGCGGCGGGTTCCGTGGATCTCGACGCCGTGCTGCTCGTGGTCTCCGAACTCGTGACGAACGCCGTCAGGCACGCCGACGGGGTCACCGCCTTCCGCCTTGAGGCGGGTCCGGGCGGCGTGGCGGTCCTGGTGTCGGACGCCAGCGCGCGCCGGCCGGTGATCCGCGAGTACGCGCCCTCGCGGGCCGGCGGGTTCGGCTGGCGCCTGGTGCACCAGTTGGGGAACGCGGTGACCGTGCGGATCGATCCCGGCGCGGGCAAGACCATCCGGGTCCACGTCCCCGTCCAGCCCCCCGTTCCCGCCGCCTGA
- a CDS encoding LacI family DNA-binding transcriptional regulator — translation MRTPHMPEQGTAPPDHPGRPATIHHVARLAGVSHQTVSRFLRNDPAMRPETARKVSRAVDELGYRPNLAARSMRTRRSNRIAVILPDATNFVPAGVLSGAAAAAHEAGYLLDIVGLAGDAAERAARIGTLLQPEHVDGILSFTPLAENLAAFARTTTPRVPVVIDGQYDDNMRSRGLLADATAAADIVEHLAGLGHREFAHVAGPPSWPSARNRRAVYEATVARLGLTSRAVVEGDWSVRSGFEGAVGVIAGSGATAVFAANDRVAFGVVRGLQSVGVDVPGEVSVFGWDDEEMGRYLDPPLSTVRVDRERQGREAVRRLLRVLAGDSGPAPEALDATALHRLVLRGSTGPAPGRAG, via the coding sequence ATGAGGACACCGCACATGCCGGAGCAGGGCACGGCGCCGCCCGACCACCCGGGGAGACCGGCGACCATCCACCACGTGGCACGCCTGGCCGGGGTCTCCCACCAGACGGTCTCGCGCTTCCTGCGCAACGACCCCGCCATGCGGCCGGAGACGGCCCGCAAGGTCTCGCGCGCCGTCGACGAACTGGGCTACCGTCCCAACCTCGCGGCCAGGTCCATGCGCACCCGCCGCTCCAACCGGATCGCCGTCATCCTCCCCGACGCCACCAACTTCGTTCCCGCCGGAGTGCTCAGCGGCGCGGCGGCGGCGGCGCACGAGGCCGGCTACCTGCTCGACATCGTCGGGCTCGCGGGAGACGCCGCGGAACGCGCCGCCCGCATCGGGACGCTGCTCCAGCCGGAGCACGTCGACGGCATCCTGTCGTTCACGCCCCTCGCCGAGAACCTGGCCGCGTTCGCGCGCACGACGACGCCCCGCGTGCCGGTCGTGATCGACGGGCAGTACGACGACAACATGCGCTCGCGCGGCCTGCTGGCCGACGCCACCGCGGCGGCCGACATCGTCGAACATCTCGCGGGCCTGGGGCACCGGGAGTTCGCGCACGTCGCGGGCCCGCCCTCGTGGCCGTCGGCGCGCAACCGGCGCGCGGTCTACGAGGCGACCGTGGCGCGGCTCGGCCTCACCTCGCGCGCCGTCGTCGAGGGGGACTGGAGCGTGCGGTCGGGGTTCGAGGGAGCGGTCGGAGTCATCGCCGGATCGGGCGCCACGGCGGTCTTCGCGGCCAACGACCGGGTGGCCTTCGGCGTGGTCCGCGGCCTCCAGAGCGTCGGCGTGGACGTGCCCGGAGAGGTCAGCGTCTTCGGCTGGGACGACGAGGAGATGGGACGCTACCTCGACCCCCCGCTCTCCACGGTCCGGGTCGACCGGGAGCGCCAGGGGCGGGAGGCCGTGCGCCGCCTGCTGCGCGTCCTCGCGGGGGACTCCGGGCCCGCGCCCGAGGCGCTCGACGCGACGGCGCTGCACCGCCTGGTGCTCCGCGGCTCCACCGGCCCGGCCCCCGGCCGCGCCGGCTGA
- a CDS encoding Gfo/Idh/MocA family protein, whose amino-acid sequence MPEPPSRPGRLRAAVVGTGGIVTGCHLPALRAHADRVELVAAVDVDQERLDAFRRAASAGGADVPGYLGLDAMLAEARPDLVLIGTPPALHREQTVAALRAGAWVLCEKPLCLSPAEYDEIAAAEAETGAFASVVFQHRYGSGARHARRLLESGELGRPLVAHCQTTWHRDRAYYAVPWRGRWATEGGGPTMGHGIHQFDLLLHLLGDWVEVRAMAARLVHDVESEDVSTALVRFASGALATVVNSVLSPDEVSRIRIDCADATVELTHLYGYGNDDWTYTPAPHVAAERVAAWRTPPEDVPSSHAAQLGALLDAHERGAPPPGSGAEARRTVEFAAALYKSAFTGRPVLAGEIAPGDPYHQAMHGDHPDWSPKR is encoded by the coding sequence ATGCCCGAACCCCCTTCCCGCCCCGGCCGGCTGCGCGCCGCGGTGGTCGGCACCGGCGGCATCGTCACCGGCTGCCACCTGCCCGCGCTCCGGGCCCACGCCGACCGGGTCGAGCTGGTCGCCGCCGTCGACGTCGACCAGGAGCGGCTCGACGCCTTCCGCCGGGCCGCCTCGGCCGGCGGCGCGGACGTCCCCGGCTACCTCGGCCTCGACGCCATGCTCGCCGAGGCCCGCCCCGACCTGGTGCTCATCGGCACCCCGCCCGCGCTGCACCGCGAGCAGACGGTGGCCGCCCTGCGCGCCGGGGCGTGGGTGCTGTGCGAGAAGCCCCTGTGCCTGTCCCCGGCGGAGTACGACGAGATCGCCGCGGCCGAGGCGGAGACCGGCGCGTTCGCCTCCGTGGTCTTCCAGCACCGCTACGGCTCGGGCGCCAGGCACGCGCGCCGGCTGCTGGAGTCGGGCGAGCTGGGCCGCCCGCTGGTGGCGCACTGCCAGACCACCTGGCACCGCGACCGCGCCTACTACGCCGTGCCGTGGCGCGGGCGTTGGGCCACCGAGGGCGGCGGGCCCACGATGGGCCACGGCATCCACCAGTTCGACCTGCTGCTGCACCTGCTCGGCGACTGGGTCGAGGTGCGGGCCATGGCCGCGCGGCTCGTGCACGACGTGGAGAGCGAGGACGTGTCGACCGCGCTGGTGCGCTTCGCGAGCGGCGCGCTCGCCACGGTCGTCAACAGCGTGCTCTCGCCCGACGAGGTCAGCCGCATCCGCATCGACTGCGCCGACGCGACCGTCGAGCTGACCCACCTCTACGGGTACGGCAACGACGACTGGACCTACACCCCGGCCCCGCACGTCGCGGCCGAACGCGTCGCCGCCTGGCGCACCCCGCCCGAGGACGTGCCGAGCTCGCACGCGGCGCAGCTCGGCGCGCTGCTCGACGCGCACGAGAGGGGCGCACCGCCGCCGGGCAGCGGCGCGGAGGCGCGCCGCACCGTCGAGTTCGCGGCGGCGCTGTACAAGTCGGCGTTCACCGGCCGCCCCGTGCTCGCCGGTGAGATCGCGCCCGGCGACCCGTACCACCAGGCCATGCACGGCGACCACCCGGACTGGAGCCCGAAGCGATGA
- a CDS encoding DUF6807 domain-containing protein gives MTIEVTHTHGERFAVRAGGVELLSYVYRPDPDPFESRKPYVHPLRTLGGRLVSGYRPNDHRWHKGLQMTASHLSGQNFWGGNCYVHGEGYRRLPERVGSMRHDGFPAVEASGERFELAEDLTWVENGGAEWARERRGLAVHAVDAAAGAWALDWSIRLTNIRDEPLHFGSPTTAGREMAGYTGLQWRGPRDFTGGAVFGPGAEEGAERLMGTQGPWLAFTAEHDDVDERSTLVFAHAPENLDASSAVHESHWFVRSEPIPTVAFSWAFFEEFALAPGESFAYRYRVLVADGAWDRERVAAHLAGLPW, from the coding sequence ATGACCATCGAGGTGACCCACACGCACGGCGAGCGGTTCGCCGTACGGGCCGGCGGCGTCGAGCTGCTGAGCTACGTGTACCGGCCCGACCCCGACCCGTTCGAGTCGCGCAAGCCCTACGTCCATCCGCTGCGCACGCTCGGCGGCCGACTGGTGAGCGGCTACCGGCCGAACGACCACCGGTGGCACAAGGGCCTCCAGATGACCGCGAGCCACCTGTCGGGGCAGAACTTCTGGGGCGGCAACTGCTATGTGCACGGCGAGGGGTACCGGCGGCTGCCGGAGCGCGTCGGGTCGATGCGGCACGACGGGTTCCCCGCCGTCGAGGCGAGCGGCGAGCGGTTCGAGCTGGCCGAGGACCTGACCTGGGTCGAGAACGGCGGCGCCGAGTGGGCGCGCGAACGCCGCGGCCTCGCCGTGCACGCGGTCGACGCCGCGGCCGGGGCCTGGGCGCTCGACTGGTCGATCCGGCTCACCAACATCCGCGACGAGCCGCTGCACTTCGGCAGCCCGACCACGGCGGGCCGCGAGATGGCCGGCTACACCGGCCTCCAGTGGCGCGGGCCGCGCGACTTCACCGGCGGCGCGGTCTTCGGACCCGGCGCGGAGGAGGGCGCGGAGCGGCTGATGGGGACCCAGGGCCCGTGGCTGGCGTTCACGGCCGAGCACGACGACGTGGACGAGCGCTCCACGCTCGTGTTCGCGCACGCGCCGGAGAACCTCGACGCGTCCTCGGCCGTGCACGAGTCGCACTGGTTCGTGCGCTCGGAGCCGATCCCGACCGTCGCGTTCTCGTGGGCGTTCTTCGAGGAGTTCGCGCTCGCGCCCGGCGAGTCGTTCGCCTACCGCTACCGCGTGCTGGTGGCCGACGGCGCCTGGGACCGCGAGCGGGTGGCCGCGCACCTCGCGGGGCTGCCGTGGTGA
- a CDS encoding cupin domain-containing protein: MVSLPHPLPGAVGLSHLDAYPWEAADGVCGGSPHLHLVCTEAYVVTGGEGAVQTLSPDGYRDIPLRAGSVAWFAPGTVHRMVQGGDLRVTVLMQNSGLPEAGDAVFTFPPDVLADPERYAARAALPARSGPEAEAAARRRRDLAVEGYLPLREALLAGDNGPYLAFQRAAARLVRHRVPRWRELWRAGALAAAQRTGAQLDALEAGDPAYLAESRAFDAGPSRRGGFGMCGLREEYELPGTTLAHQDE, encoded by the coding sequence GTGGTGAGCCTGCCGCACCCGCTGCCAGGGGCGGTGGGCCTCTCCCACCTGGACGCCTACCCGTGGGAGGCGGCGGACGGGGTCTGCGGCGGCAGCCCGCACCTGCACCTGGTGTGCACGGAGGCGTACGTCGTCACCGGCGGGGAGGGCGCCGTCCAGACCCTGAGCCCCGACGGCTACCGGGACATCCCGCTGCGGGCGGGGTCCGTGGCCTGGTTCGCGCCCGGCACCGTGCACCGCATGGTGCAGGGCGGCGACCTGCGCGTCACGGTGCTGATGCAGAACAGCGGGCTGCCCGAGGCGGGGGACGCCGTCTTCACCTTCCCGCCCGACGTGCTCGCCGACCCCGAGCGCTACGCGGCGCGGGCCGCGCTGCCCGCGCGGAGCGGGCCCGAGGCCGAGGCGGCGGCCCGGCGGCGGCGCGACCTGGCGGTCGAGGGCTACCTGCCGTTGCGCGAGGCGCTCCTGGCCGGGGACAACGGCCCGTACCTGGCGTTCCAGCGGGCCGCGGCCCGCCTGGTGCGGCACCGGGTGCCGCGGTGGCGGGAGTTGTGGCGGGCAGGCGCGCTCGCCGCCGCGCAGCGCACCGGCGCCCAGCTGGACGCGCTCGAAGCGGGCGACCCGGCGTACCTCGCGGAGTCCCGCGCGTTCGACGCCGGACCCTCGCGGCGCGGCGGTTTCGGCATGTGCGGTCTGCGCGAGGAGTACGAGCTGCCCGGCACCACCCTGGCCCACCAGGACGAGTGA
- a CDS encoding ABC transporter permease subunit, protein MDLADERLRRGGGARALPAALLDRVRSGDLGVLPIVVGLAVIWTIFQIANPVFLSSANLVNLLMESASVGVIALGVVCVLLVGQIDLSVGSVSGLSAALTAILFVDAGRPMVVAMAAALCAGAAIGWLYAQMVTRLGVPSFVATLAGLLSFLGVQLWLLGDTGAINLPYDSGLVRFAQLAFVPAWLSYVLVAVAAGWLLLAGRARARARRAAGLSARSTGLLAARSAAVLAGLGFAVWYLNQGRGVGWMFVCFVGLVLALHYALTRTGWGRSVFAVGGNAEAARRAGINVRRTYTSVFVLCSTLAALGGMLAASRLAAANQASGAGDVNLNAIAAAVIGGTSLFGGRGSAFSALLGILVIQSVSSGLTLLDLDSSFRFIITGLVLALAVALDSAARRSRASHGRA, encoded by the coding sequence ATGGACCTGGCCGACGAACGGCTGCGCCGGGGCGGCGGCGCGCGGGCGCTGCCCGCCGCCCTGCTCGACCGCGTCCGCTCCGGTGACCTGGGCGTGCTGCCGATCGTCGTCGGCCTGGCCGTGATCTGGACGATCTTCCAGATCGCGAATCCGGTGTTCCTCTCCAGCGCCAACCTGGTGAACCTGCTGATGGAGAGCGCCTCGGTCGGCGTCATCGCGCTCGGCGTCGTCTGCGTGCTGCTGGTCGGGCAGATCGACCTGTCGGTCGGCTCGGTCAGCGGCCTGTCGGCGGCGCTCACCGCGATCCTCTTCGTCGACGCCGGCCGGCCGATGGTGGTGGCCATGGCGGCGGCGCTCTGCGCCGGGGCGGCGATCGGCTGGCTCTACGCCCAGATGGTCACCCGCCTCGGCGTGCCCAGCTTCGTGGCCACGCTTGCCGGACTGCTCAGCTTCCTCGGGGTGCAGCTGTGGCTGCTCGGCGACACCGGCGCGATCAACCTGCCGTACGACTCCGGCCTGGTGCGCTTCGCGCAACTCGCCTTCGTCCCCGCCTGGTTGTCCTACGTGCTCGTGGCGGTCGCGGCCGGCTGGCTGCTGCTCGCCGGCCGGGCGCGGGCCAGGGCGCGGCGGGCGGCCGGGCTCTCGGCCCGCTCCACCGGGCTGCTCGCGGCGCGCAGCGCCGCCGTGCTCGCCGGGCTCGGGTTCGCGGTCTGGTACCTCAACCAGGGGCGCGGCGTCGGCTGGATGTTCGTGTGCTTCGTGGGCCTGGTGCTCGCGCTGCACTACGCGCTCACGCGCACCGGCTGGGGCCGTTCCGTCTTCGCCGTCGGCGGCAACGCGGAGGCGGCGCGGCGCGCGGGCATCAACGTGCGGCGCACCTACACGTCCGTGTTCGTGCTGTGCTCCACGCTCGCCGCGCTCGGCGGGATGCTCGCCGCCTCCCGGCTGGCCGCGGCCAACCAGGCGAGCGGCGCGGGCGACGTCAACCTCAACGCCATCGCCGCGGCCGTGATCGGCGGCACCAGTCTGTTCGGCGGGCGGGGCAGCGCGTTCTCCGCGCTGCTCGGCATCCTGGTCATCCAGTCGGTCTCCAGCGGCCTCACGCTGCTCGACCTGGACTCCTCGTTCCGGTTCATCATCACCGGCCTCGTCCTCGCGCTGGCCGTCGCCCTCGACTCCGCGGCCCGCCGCTCCCGCGCGTCGCACGGCCGCGCCTGA